In Pongo pygmaeus isolate AG05252 chromosome 19, NHGRI_mPonPyg2-v2.0_pri, whole genome shotgun sequence, the genomic stretch AAACATCCCTTCTCAGCCTGGGTCGTGCCTAACCTGGGTCTCAGATCCCACTCTGCCTTCACCCTGGAGTACACTCCAGCGAAGCCGAGGCCCAGCCAACGCTCGTGAAGTTTCCACGGAGAAGAGCCTGCAAAACTCCCACTGGAAGAGGAGAAATAAAGGCCATGGAAAGAAACCGCAGGGAAGAGACAGGCCTTGTTCACAGACCCTAGGCAGGGAATAAAAAATTCAAGTCATTCATAGAAGTCTTGAAAGGCATGAGGATTTCTGACAGTTCCTAGAAAAAGGCAacgttttctttatctttgtatcCATTGGCCAAGAACACCGAAATGTGACACTTGCTTCACCAACTGCCACTGCTTCCTTACAATCCCCCCCACTGTTGGAGCCGGCTGGGTAACTACAGGACTTTGTGTGATAAGATTTGGCGATTCCATTTTATAAGAAAGGAAACTGCTTCAATGAAAGCAGGTTAATAACTAAAACTTCAAAGTGCTGCACGGCCACAGAATTTTCCTGAAGGTGGAAAGCGGTCACTGGCCATATGAGATGGTTTTATCTGAGGCCTGAGCACCAACAGATGTACCTGCGCCCTGGCCTGTGCGGCTGTGGGCAGATGTGTCCCCAGGGGCCTGCCCTCACTCGTGACCATGCAATACCCTGCAacgtaaacattttcttttccaaggaTCTGCAGGGGTGGACATGATGCTCCAGGCACAGAGTAGGAAGAAAAGGGGGTGACCTGGGGTTCCCAGCAAACAGGTCCACCTCATGCTCACTGCGTTCTCAGGGTGAGGCATAGGGCCTGACATATGGTAGGAGCTCTAGGGATATTTACTGAACAAAAgaacacaggaaagaaaagaaacgagGTCGGATGGAAGAAAGGACCCAGCCAGTTCGGCAGGCCTCGAGTCAATGCCTGAAGTGACCAATCTCACCACCAGATGGCAGCATGGAGAGCAGTTCAGACCACGGCCTCCGTGGGGCCCGGGGGTCCAGTGCCCGCACCCCTGCCGGGCCCGGGACCGGGCTCCCTGTCCAGGCCTCCAACCCAGGCACAGttccaaaaagaacaaaacaaaacaaaagtgcaCTCCTCTGGTTTTTATAAAAGCTGAGTCCTGACGGCCTTGCTCAGTGTCTCCGTTTTGAGCTAAATGAACTCGATGCCTTCGTATTTCACGCTTCCGATCTTGGTCTCCGGCAAGAGGAAGCGCCCGTCCAGCGTGAAAGCCATGATGTAGGAGGCGACTCTGCCGCTGTTCTCCTCGGACTTGAGGGCCACAATGATCTGGTCGTCGGTGTTGGGGATGAACTTGAAGGACGAGAAGCCGTGAGTGGGGACCACCGCCCCGACGTGGCTCACAGCGATGTCGCCAAAGTCGGGGGAGGCGCTCAGCAGCAGGTTGGCACCCTTGCGCTCGTCGTCCTTCTCACTGTAGCGGTCCTGGCTGGCGCGGCGCGGCAGGAAGAACCAGCGCTGCAGCGTGTCACTCCAGCAGGCAGACTCATGGATGAGGTAGCCTGGGAACCGGGTGACCGCGGGTCAGACACGCATGTGGCCTGGCATGCCCAGCCCCACACCATCAGGCCGTGTGCAGTAGCAAGCACGGGGCTGCGACCACCAGGGCCCACCAGCCCACAGCAACCCACCCCTCCCTGCTCTCCAGGCTTCTGGAAGGTTCTGTGTTCTCGGTTATCCCACGCAGGGAACCTGCAGCACCCCCTCCCCTGAAGCCTCCTCCCGTTCCCCCGAGAGCTGCCTGTAAGCTGCATCAGGGATTCGGGCTCATCGGCGCCTCCTCGGGGCTGATACAGAGGAGCCCAAGGAAAGGGAACAAACCCCCATTGGACGTGGGGAGGCATCGGGCGGGGAGGCTGCCTTGAGGATGCAAGGAAGAGGAGACAGCGTCTGGGGCCCAAGGCACAGACTCAGTCACTTCCTCCTGAACCTCAGGCACCTAAGGCCTACTCCATCCTGACTAGGGGGAGGCCAAAGTGCTGCCGGCCCTATGTTGGTGTGAGACACCACAGCCCAGCACCAGGGGTGGGGACAGGGCCTGACCCAACAGTGCAGACAACAGGGCCACAGGCTGGGACGCTAGGAGGCCAGCTGCCAGGGCGAGTGgggcaggaaagagaaaacagctcGTTTGCCGCCAGAATCCACTGGCCTGAGGGGAGCCACCATCAAAGGCAACCAAAATCACTAAAATCAAGCAAGAAACGGGCCTTggaggctggtgtggtggctcgtgcccataatcccagcactttgggaggctgaggcgggtggatcaccggatCACccgaagtcgggagtttgagaccatcctgggcaacatggtgaaaccctgtctccattaaaaatacaaaaattagccgggcgtggtggtgcacacctgtagttccagctactggggaggctgaggcagaagaatcgcttgaacccaggaggcggaggttgcagtcagctgagatcgcaccactgcactctagcctgggtgacagaacaagactgtctaaaataaaaaagggtCTTGGAGGCAAATGGAGGAGAAAGCAGGTTCCCAGCGAGTGGGCTGTGGAAGCCACACTGTGGGCTGGGGCAAGCATCTCTTACCTGGCGGCCGGATGCCAGCGGCAGCCCGCAGGGCATTGTAGTTGGACACCCAGTTCTCGTGGTCCACGCTGCCCTTGTAGCCCACCACCTTCACCCACTCCGGGTTCTCGTTCACCACGTCACCCGTGGTGGTCGTCCACTCCTTGCCCAGGCCACCCACGTACAGATGCTCGTCCTTCACTGCCAGCCATTCGGCCTTGAAGCCTGGCCAAGCAGAGAGTGTCCTTAGGCCCTGCACCCGgctcccgccccgcccccgcacCTGTCCTTAGACCCCGCACCTGGCTCCCGCCCGGCCCCGCACCTGTCCTTAGACCCCGCACCTGGCTCCCGCCCGGCCCCGCACCTGTCCTTAGACCCCGCACCTGGCTCCCGCCCGACCCCGCACCTGGCTCCCGCCCGGCCCCGCACCTGGCTCCTACCCAGGGCCGGCTGGCTGCCCTCCCCTCAGCTCCTGAAGGTTCAGTGACCACTCTCAAATCTCCTCTGATCCCCAACTCCCCGCTCCTCAAGCTGTAGCCCCAACCTCAGGATTATCCTTCAAGGCTAGAAGAGCTGAAAAGTGACAGCACTCTGAAGGGGCACGTGTGTCCCAGGGGAGTGCGGGTGCCGCCCTCGGCCACACCTGAGGTCTCACCGAGCATCACTCTAACTCCAGTGGCCGGAGAGGGGCTTGGTACTGGGGCTCCCAGTCTTCCTTTCAATGGATTTTTTCAGAAGCtgtttttgctctttttaaactaatttatttaaaataagcctAACTTTGAAGGCTGCCACAGTTCGGGCTGTGTGGGAGCCTGTGTTCTACCAGTGTATTCTTATCATCCCTACACCCTAGTGTTCTAACTTCTGTTTGCTTTCCCCAAATTTTGCCAGCTTCTTGCCCCTGAGAGCTGGAGCTGTGCCCCCTGAACTGCCCGAGACTGCAGTAGCTTCTCTGCAGGGCCCCGGAGGGACCTGAGGTCTCCTGGGCCCCTTGTGCGATGAGACATTCTCCACGCCAGGGTCTTCCGTCCCTCCCGGATGACCTAAGTATAGCCCAACCCCAGAGCTCCCTGTACCCCGCTTTCCTCCCTATCCAAGGGAAGGACAGAACTACACTAGGGTTGCCTAAAACTCTGACAAGTGCAAGGCAGGAAGTAGGCGACCGACACTTTGATACCTCAGGTGAGGTCCGtcccctgcccagccctgggcAAACACTGAAGATTTTATCACTGGGTGTGGGGAGGGCCTGGCCGGCCATGAACTGTGTGGGCCACTGTTTAGTGCAGTTCCTCCTTGACCTCAGAAAGCCTGCGGTGGCATTTAGCTTTCTAGAAGGTGGGGATCCACCGCCAGCTCAGACAAACGGAGCTCAGAGGAGCTGGCAGCTCCTCTGCCAGCATCCTTGGcgcctccccacctcctccctggaGGAAGACACTGGCCACCGTGCCTCCCCAAAGCCTGTCCCTGACCTGTGGAAGCAGCACCTCCTTTCCGGTGATCAAAAAGGCTGGCATCAGGCTCCACTCCAGGGGGGTTGGTGCAGCTCACACATGCCCTCCCCCTGCTGGGGTTCAGGGAGAGGAGGGCTGGGCAGCAGTTTAGCCTTCAGTAACATGAAACCAAAGTCTGGGTTTTGAGTGAGAACCATCTGACCCCATAGCTTTCAAGGCAAGGCTCCTGGTGGGCACATCCCAGCGTGATCTTGAGAACCTTTGAAGGTGTAAAAAGGGCCGTGTTCCCAGAGGCTCTGAGAGCAGCAGCGGATACAGCCTAAAACATCTTGGAAAGATTCCCCACGTCTCCCGCAGGCCTCTAGCGATAAGCTCTTACTCCTAGAAACTGCTCAGTGTGAAGTGACAGTAGGCTATGCTCCTCGCTAAGGGTAAGGGGACCGCAGGTCAGAGCAAGAGGGAGATGTGCTCCCTCACCACATCCCTGGCTTCTAGGTGTGTGAATTCTTTACCATGTGCCTGTGTTTGCCAGCCAGGCCCTGAgctcccactccccacccacaCCTCCATAAAACCTCAGGGTCCAGTTACCTTTCTCCACGGTGCCGTCGCCGTCGGACAGAATCACCCAGGGCACGGCTTTGCTGCCTTCGATCTGGTAGACGACCCCTGTCCGGTCATCCACGGAGTAGAGTTTCCCATTGAAAACAATCAGGTCGGAGAGCTCCATGCCTCTCCCCTTCTCTGCCAGGTGGGACTCCAGGACCCCGTGGTCTTTGTCCCATTCCACGGCCACCTTGTCCCCACTGTCTGACAGGGTCAGGTAGCCCTTTTTCAGGTAACTGAACCAGGTGTTTTCCTCTTGGGCCCTTGACTCTGTGTCCAGGTCTGCGATAACTGCGATTCGGTACCGAATCCCAGCCGGTGTCCTTTGCGGGGGAGACAGGGGGTAGGTGTCATTGTACCAGTTGGCGGGCGCCTGGCTGAGCCTCCAGTTGTGTGCATTGTGGGTGGGGGGCCTGCCGGGGGCCGGGCGGTGGGAGCAAAGCAGCCAAAGGATGGCGGCACCCACAAAGAACGTCAGGATCACCTTCCAGCGGGGGCGGAAGCGGGGGTCCGCGGCCTTGGTCATGGACGCCAGCACAGGAAGGCCCCCCACACTGATCCGGAGGGAGTGCATAGACTCATTCCATTCCGGGTGCTCAGACAGCTGCACGGGCATCAGCGTGACAGACAGGCGGGACCTGCACAgccggggagggaggggagaagtcAGCGCCTCCGCAAGCACAGTCACATCTTAGTTCCTGAAGCTACAGGTGCTGGAGGCTGACTTTTCCAGAAGAAATAGCATTTCACTACTTTGTGGGCATTCGTACTCCCTTGGCTTGATGAACCCCCGACTCTAGCAGTAGCTTTGCTCTTTCATTCGGCAAGACGTGAAGTCTTTCCAGAGCAAAACTACTCCATCTCCCCTGTCCCAGCTGGCAAGGTGGGAAGCTGAGTGAAAGAAGGAAGTTCCATGCAGGCTGGTGCTCTGTGGTCCCTCTAAAGAGAGAAGCGCAGGGGAGTCAGGTGGGAGGGGAAGGCTGACGGGGTGAAGTGGGATAGGATCATAGACAGGGTATAGGTCTGTATTTTACTCAAATGCCACCTcatccaggaagccctccctgactgcTCTGCTGCCGACATCAACCTCCGTCCCTGGGTCCTTGGCCCTTGTCCCCACCTGACGTTAGAGTATTGTATACAGTTAtcggtttgtttgtttctgtcccCACCTCTGTATGCTAgctcctagaacagtgcctggcctggagcAGACAGATGTGCAGTAAAGGAGTCTCCACTTCCTCTGGGTTAGGCTCCTGCAGCATTGGAATACCAAACACATCCAAACCAAATAAAAACACGCCTTCTTTTTCgtatctgttgttgtttttggcgGTGTCTGTCTCCTGGCGCGTTTCTATTAATGCAAATGACTGCAGGGACCAGAGTCTGAGCCGCTTTGGCTGCCTCGAGGCCAGCGTGTCGTGCCTTGGCTCCAAAGAACTGCTCGGCTCACTGTGGGGCCTGGCTTGGCCGCAGGCCTCTCCCAGGTCACCCTCCACCCCAGGCGTGGCTCTGTGGCAAATCCCCAGGGTCAGGGTGCTGGTGGCGGCCAGGAACTGCAGCCCTTCACCGCTGCCGCCAACCCCACTTCCCGGGCATACAGCACGATGGCTCAGTGCAGCCACGGGGCACCAGGCCCACGTCTGCACTGACTTGGTGAGAGCTGCCTGTCTCTGGACAGCCGCCAAGTGCCACAATGGGGCGTGGGGAGACGGCTCCCGGTGCTCCGATCGAGAACATTGGCCCTGGGCAGAGGTTCCATATCTCCAACTATAACCCAGTGAGTGAATCCCGGCCTGAGAAGCTTCCCTGGCTGGGTCCTCCTTGAGAAAACAACAAAGCAGCAAACGTGTGCCTTTATGGGTAGACGCTGTCCTCCCTGCCAGGGCGCCTGGGAAGGGCTTGGGGAGGGACTCCAGTGGCTCTGTGCAATTCTGGGCCCCAAATATGTGGACCATGAGGCCCTGGTGCACGGCAGCCAGCGACAGACACCCCCACCAGAGACACCCCCTTCTCCACGCTGCAGGCTACTGGGCTGAGAAGATACAAAAACAGGGTGACAATTCCACGTGGACCTTTTGGACAGTCTTAGGTTTTAGCCCCAGGGTGAGGTTCAAGGAGTGAACAAGGCGCATACGTGGGGCCTGCTGCTCAGAGTGAGCCTCCTAACAGCACAGGGGGGCTGCCAGCAGTTCCTCCAGGCCCGCAGGGAAGACTCCACGCTCCCTTTAAGGGGCAGGCCTCTCAGGACCCCCTGAGGTGGTCACAGGGCTGATCACCGGGGCCTTCCCGGCAGCAGGGTTGGAGTTCCCAGTGCTGGATATCCTCCTCTGACTGCGCCCAGGCCCTGCCCCTTTTCTAGCCCCAAGGCTTCAAAACCCCAGCCAGGCCCAGGAAGTCTCCACTGAGCTCTGAATTACTCTATCTTACCTGCTAGGCCAATCCcgcctacatttctttttttgtttttttgagatagggccttgttctgttgcccaggcgacAGTGATcacgctcactgcagcctcaacctctgaggctcaagcgatcctcccacctcagcctcccaagtagctgggactacaggtgtgtgccaacatgcacagctaattttttttttttttttttttttttgagacagagttttcctcttgttgcccaggctggagtgcaacggcgtgatctcggctcactgcaacctccgcctcccgggttcaagcgattctcctgactcagattccctagtagctgggattacaggcatgcaccaccacgcccggctagttttgtatttttagtagagatgcggtttctccatgttggtcaggctggtctcgaactcctgacctcaggtgatccacctgccttggcctcccaaagtgccaggattacaggcgtgagccaccgcacctggggcacagctaatttttaatgtttttttatagagatgaggccTCATTATATtgtccaggccagtcttgaactcctgggctcaagtgatcctcctgcctcagcctcccaaagtgctgggatcacaggtgcgagCACCTGCACCCCCCCTTACCTGCATTTCTGACATGTGTCTTAGACATTTCAAGATACGAGTCCTGTGCAGCTCTTCCCTCAAGCCTACTTGCTCATCTCCCCTTGGGAAGGGTAGTGGTGATGGGTGGCCACCGTGTCCACAGTGGTCTGGTTCAAGCTCTCTCAGGATCCTGAGAGATGTGCTTTTCTGTGTGAATATTACACTTCAATAAAAACATAAGGCACTGCCACCATGAAAAACCTGACTGGCCTCATCCTCCGTTTTCCTTCCTCAGCATTGACTCCGTGGGCAGATTCTGTCCTCTTCCATGGCCCTTCCTCACCGCGCCACGCCGGCtgcctccctccacccctcctgCCTCTCCGCCCCTGACACTCCCATACCCCCCGCCATGAAATTGCCCTGCCAGCTGCCCCCCACCAACATCCCCTGACACTCCCTGGCCACCTGCCATGAAGTAGCATCCATCAGATGGCACACTCCCAGCTTCAGCGGCTTCCTCAGCTCCTGGGGTGAACCCATTCTGCTCCCGCTCAGCCCTCACACTGCACCATCTCCTCTGCCTGCCGGCTGGCTACGTAGGCCTCCTTCTGTCCCCTGACCACACTGGCCCTGGCAGAGCCTGCAGCTCCCCCTGCCTGGAACAGTCCGGCCTGCTCTTTGCACCAGCAGCTCGGTCTCTCTTACAGGGCATCAGCTCCCTGGGAAGACTTGcccactcagcctccctcccatgctGCTCCGGCTCTCCCACCACCCCTGCCTGGCTAGGTGATTATTTCTGCTCCTGGGGCAGGGACCTGGCCACTGTCACAGCCCCAGCACCTGACACACTGCCAGGCAGGGAGCAGACGGTCTGCACACATTGGCTGAAGGGAAAGAGATGCCAGGTGGGCCATGACCCACTTCTTCAACAGCCCCTCTGCACTCTGCCGGGGGCCCCACCTTAGGCATATTATGAACCCACAACCTGGATCAAGCCCCCCAGAGATCAAGCTGCTCAGCTGCCACATCTGAGCTGCAGGCCTGGGAAGACAGTGCTTGTCAGCATAGAACGACGGTGCCTGCATAGACTGCTATCAGACATTGTGAGGTGTCGTCATCACCAGCCCCTGGAACCCCCATGTTCTTCCCTGTTCAACTCCCTCAGCACTCCGGAGAGCCACTGTCCTCACCTTCACCATTCCTGTCAAATCTCCGGCCCACTTCTCCCAGGAGACCACTCTGCGGCCACCTTCAGCAGCCGAGGCCCATGGGTGGGGCCCACACCTGCCACTCAGGTCAGACCCCCCAGCCGCTGGGCACCTGCTCTTCCGGTTCCTCCCTTCCATCCACAGGCCGCCCCAAGTCGCCCACCTTGTCACCATTTTACCTCCAGACCCCACACTCCCACAGACACTCAACTGCTGCTGAATAAATGGCGAATCTGTTAATGAAGGAAAACCCCTCCCTGACTCCCCGGCACCTCTGTCCCTTCCCACCCCTGCCCAGGCCCCCTCGCCCACCATGGTACAAGA encodes the following:
- the CANT1 gene encoding soluble calcium-activated nucleotidase 1 — encoded protein: MPVQLSEHPEWNESMHSLRISVGGLPVLASMTKAADPRFRPRWKVILTFFVGAAILWLLCSHRPAPGRPPTHNAHNWRLSQAPANWYNDTYPLSPPQRTPAGIRYRIAVIADLDTESRAQEENTWFSYLKKGYLTLSDSGDKVAVEWDKDHGVLESHLAEKGRGMELSDLIVFNGKLYSVDDRTGVVYQIEGSKAVPWVILSDGDGTVEKGFKAEWLAVKDEHLYVGGLGKEWTTTTGDVVNENPEWVKVVGYKGSVDHENWVSNYNALRAAAGIRPPGYLIHESACWSDTLQRWFFLPRRASQDRYSEKDDERKGANLLLSASPDFGDIAVSHVGAVVPTHGFSSFKFIPNTDDQIIVALKSEENSGRVASYIMAFTLDGRFLLPETKIGSVKYEGIEFI